The nucleotide sequence CGGCAGCCGAGACGATCGACGTCGGCAGCGACACCTTCGACTGGTAGTTGGTCAGGTTGAACGTGGAGCCCGACGCGGGGCTCGCCGGGGTGATCGTCCCGGTGGTGATCACGTCGTTGAGCACGATGTTGCCCACGGGCGTGCCCGGGCAGTACAGCTCGTACGCGGACGAGTCGGCGAAGGCCGGCGTCGCGGACGCCGCGAACAGCGTGACCACGCTCCCGCCTCCCGCGACCACCCCGGCTATGACAGCTGCGACGCCGCGTCGCCTGCTGTTCGACCTTGCCATCGTGTCCCCCCTATCTGGCGCCGACATCGGATCCACCGGCGTCACGTTCCTCCCCGGTCGTCCGGGCCGGCGTGCGAACCGTCCCGTGCGCCCGGTGCCGTCCCGTTCGGGGCGACACCATGACGCGCGCGGGCGTCCGCTCGCAACACCTGGGTCAGACGTTACGGAGTCGCGCACCGAATTGGCATCATCACGATTGAGGAATTCTGTGCCGCCACCAGGGAAATCACCATGTGCACGGGCGCGCGTCGGCACGGCTCACGTCGGTGAGCCGTGCGAGGTGCGGTACGGGCTGCGCCTAGGCCTCGGGGGCCGCCCAGACCTGCTCGCGCGGCCCCGGGTGGCCCAGGTGGTACCCCTGCGCGAGCTCGCACCCGATGGCGCGCAGGGCCGCGGCCTGCGCCGGCGTCTCGACGCCCTCGGCCACCATGGACAGATGGAGCTCGTGGCCGAGCGCGATGAGCGCCCGCACCATGGCGGCGCCGTGCGGGTTGCTGGTGGAGTCGAGGGTGGCCACGAACTCCGGTGCGATCTTGAGCGCGTGGATCGGCAGTTCCTGGAGCCAGGCCAGCCTGCACTCGCCGGCTCCGAAGTCGTCGAGGTTGAACTGCACCCCCGCCGCGCTCAGCCGGGCGAGCACGCCCTCGGCGCCCGCAGCGGCGCGCGCCGCGTCCTCGGACAGGTCGATGCTGATCATGGCCGGCGACACCCCGTGCTTGCGGGTGAGGCCCTCGAACATCTCGACGAAGTGCGGGTCGGTCAGCTGGCGGCCCGACACGTTCAGGGTGAGCCGGAACTGCGCGGGGAGGTTCTCGGCGGCCCGCCACAGCACCAGCTCGGTGAGGGCGCGGTCGAGGGTCCACCGGCTGATGGCGTCGGCCATGCCGACCTCGGCCGCCACGTCGAGGAACTCACCCGGCAGCAGCACCCCCTGCTCCGGCCGCTGCCAGCGCAGCAGCGCCTCGGCACCGACCACCTGGCCGCTGCGGAGGTCGACGACCGGCTGGTAGAACAGCGCCAGCTCGCCGTTGTCCATGGCGCTCTGCAGCCCGTGCTCGATCTCGTAGCGCGACACCACGCGATCGCGCATGGACGCGTCGAACACCTGCGACGCCCGGCCCTCGTCGCGGGCCCAGTACATGGCCAGCTCGGCGTTCTCGAGGACGGTGTCGGCGGTCTCCCCGGTGGCGCCGGGGTCCGTCAGGACGATGCCGACGGTGGCGCGCAGCCAGTGCTCCACGCCGTCCACCACGACGGGCCGGCCGGCGCCGTCGAGAACGAGGCTGGCGATCCGCAG is from Acidimicrobiales bacterium and encodes:
- a CDS encoding EAL domain-containing protein, yielding MSAFQPTVLQDSVLVVDDDQATRDSLASVLKGAGIEVFVASDPTEAFTLRGLQRPAAIVVDHQLADQTGVELAQRMKEEDPDTPVLLLTGLASLDSALAASAQLDGLLVKPLVPQAFIQTVRNALAQRALAVENQRLAERIEELSAQGAAAPAPAAPATPVAPAAPTVFTEPPNRALLEDQLDKALTAARRDSGSLAVLFVELDGWQDVHAQFGGGVAEQVAREVASRLSVARRKSDIVTRVAADKFAVVCADVNSEADALRIASLVLDGAGRPVVVDGVEHWLRATVGIVLTDPGATGETADTVLENAELAMYWARDEGRASQVFDASMRDRVVSRYEIEHGLQSAMDNGELALFYQPVVDLRSGQVVGAEALLRWQRPEQGVLLPGEFLDVAAEVGMADAISRWTLDRALTELVLWRAAENLPAQFRLTLNVSGRQLTDPHFVEMFEGLTRKHGVSPAMISIDLSEDAARAAAGAEGVLARLSAAGVQFNLDDFGAGECRLAWLQELPIHALKIAPEFVATLDSTSNPHGAAMVRALIALGHELHLSMVAEGVETPAQAAALRAIGCELAQGYHLGHPGPREQVWAAPEA